One genomic region from Drosophila subpulchrella strain 33 F10 #4 breed RU33 chromosome 2R, RU_Dsub_v1.1 Primary Assembly, whole genome shotgun sequence encodes:
- the LOC119550430 gene encoding paired amphipathic helix protein Sin3a isoform X4 produces the protein MMKRTRVDEVQFGTRPGPPTSGGVGVGVVGVAGGGPASGSGGTATVGVNTTGVTIGTVVPGAHNPTISGIGSIHHRILTPQHGGAQTIAYLPSTTPTATNLKTTSSIVDSTTAGAGAQVAVGGVGTAAGGGGVVVSTGSTGTQTLQYTTSYSVASIQAGGTLKASTADGPNTVQIHVTGGAGASNPVSAQTVSSSSQTGTIRQRTISGTQTVATAVGNLATMSQQQPVQQPSLATAQTPPSSVVANSIPVGGTTPPQGQSGNATPRLKVEDALSYLDQVKYQYADQPQIYNNFLDIMKEFKSHCIDTPGVIERVSTLFKGHTELIYGFNMFLPPGYKIEIHSDALGCSVPVVSMPSPTGAPTSTGTVHMLTGNSPMSAAGHITIKTTNAATLTSGTGAGAVAAAAAVAQIQSAGAVNLMTHGGASLTQTTIHALQQQATPPQSQSPGGGHVHVSVTNSPAPTAVVPGQQPAGISVSAHNVPQNYSRDRERATITPTGQVAGAAGNANAAASIVVGGPPTPNSLSELSPHGGGAGAAQHNLHHIQQAHQSILLGETGQQNQPVEFNHAITYVNKIKNRFQNQPAKYKKFLEILHAYQKEQKVMKEGSLNQGKMLTEQEVYTQVAKLFGQDEDLLREFGQFLPDATNHQSGQYMPKSASVHNDHGKRPTATLSGGAHITMSTASPAPSGSPLHLGATTLPQIDNSAHAAAIGNLSAVNTSVSIKTYNNNQQQQNHVIGSGLNATRNDVLFEKDYHAGLQQQAHQRGAGVGGHHHLAGTPAGTNIGRPGVGASVMVSYEKEHRNNHHVQKYVGHAPNPNLSHGHNAKKSPSYGITSVIGSMPHMSDNSLDRSSPGISYATPPLPSGHHGQHNSGSASRRPGDDSLAGHYASGAPPAKRPKPYCRDVSFSEASSKCTISDAAFFDKVRKALRNPEVYDNFLRCLTLFNQEIVSKTELLGLVSPFLMKFPDLLRWFTDFLGPPTGQSAGGIIDGMPLAATQRQGGGSSNSSHDRGSSLQSTAEYVQDVDLSSCKRLGASYCALPQSTVPKKCSGRTALCREVLNDKWVSFPTWASEDSTFVTSRKTQFEETIYRNIHRTEDERFELDLVIEVNSATIRVLENVQKKMSRMSTEELAKFHLDDHLGGTSQTIHQRAIHRIYGDKSGEIIQGMKKNPSVAVPIVLKRLKVKEEEWREAQKTFNKQWREQNEKYYLKSLDHQAINFKPNDMKALRSKSLFNEIETLYDERHDQEDDAMEPYGPHLVLPYKDKTILDDAANLLIHHVKRQTGIQKQEKQKIKQIIRQFVPDLFFAPRQPLSDDERDDAFPFLVDDNTKMDVDSPLGRTESARNSKSMPSEGASPARSNASSSSGTPAGIKKETDDAKAPSGSSAAASTVTSSSATNADDATPSTSSAAAAAAAASSSSAAGSEGKPKDDQLSSHRDEVGSSSTSGAVSSPRQAQDSAAAGSDVEIKLEHPADFANPKLLPPHAHGQHEDESYSLFFANNNWYLFLRLHAILCDRLHVMYERARLLAIEEERCRVNRRESTATALRLKPKPEIQVEDYYPTFLDMLKNVLDGNMDSNTFEDTMREMFGIYAYISFTLDKVVSNAVRQLQYCVTERAALDCVELFATEQRRGCTGGFCRDAHKTFDREMSYQRKAESILNDENCFKVYIYKIDCRVTIELLDSEPEEVDKPAALKAQKFSKYVERLANPALGGGGNAGSNSALGNDNIVEASDIKTEEEEDTAEVNSKA, from the exons ATGATGAAACGCACCCGTGTCGACGAGGTGCAGTTTGGCACACGACCCGGACCACCGACATCCGGCGGCGTAGGCGTTGGAGTCGTGGGCGTGGCTGGAGGAGGTCCAGCATCTGGCAGCGGTGGCACCGCTACCGTGGGCGTCAATACTACGGGCGTGACCATTGGAACTGTTGTGCCCGGTGCCCACAACCCCACCATAAGTGGAATTGGTTCCATTCACCATCGCATCCTTACCCCACAGCATGGAGGAGCCCAGACCATTGCCTATTTGCCGTCCACCACGCCGACGGCCACGAATTTGAAGACCACAAGCTCGATTGTGGACAGCACTACCGCTGGAGCAGGAGCCCAGGTGGCCGTGGGGGGTGTAGGCACTGCAGCAGGCGGTGGAGGCGTGGTGGTCTCCACAGGCAGCACGGGAACACAAACATTACAGTATACCACAT CTTACAGCGTGGCTTCAATTCAGGCGGGTGGAACTCTCAAAGCCAGCACAGCGGATGGCCCCAACACAGTCCAGATTCATGTGACCGGAGGAGCAGGAGCGAGCAATCCTGTTAGCGCACAGACTGTGTCAAGCAGCTCACAAACGGGCACAATCCGGCAGCGTACAATCAGCGGCACCCAGACAGTGGCCACTGCCGTGGGCAATTTAGCGACGATGTCCCAACAGCAACCAGTTCAGCAGCCGTCTTTGGCCACCGCCCAAACGCCTCCGTCGTCCGTTGTTGCCAACAGTATCCCAGTGGGTGGAACTACTCCGCCGCAGGGACAATCTGGCAATGCCACGCCACGATTGAAAGTGGAGGATGCTTTGAGCTACCTGGACCAGGTGAAATACCAGTACGCGGACCAGCCTCAGATCTACAACAACTTTCTCGACATCATGAAGGAGTTCAAGTCGCACTGCATCGACACACCCGGAGTGATTGAGCGCGTCTCCACACTCTTCAAGGGACACACCGAGCTAATCTACGGCTTCAACATGTTCCTGCCGCCGGGATACAAGATCGAGATTCATTCGGATGCCCTCGGCTGCTCAGTGCCAGTGGTTTCGATGCCGTCACCAACGGGAGCGCCAACGAGCACGGGAACGGTGCACATGCTCACCGGAAACAGTCCGATGTCAGCTGCCGGACATATAACCATAAAGACGACCAACGCGGCAACCTTAACATCGGGAACAGGAGCTGGAGCAGTGGCTGCAGCGGCAGCAGTGGCTCAGATCCAATCTGCTGGAGCTGTAAATCTAATGACCCATGGTGGAGCATCGCTTACCCAGACCACTATCCATGCTCTGCAGCAGCAAGCAACGCCTCCCCAATCACAATCTCCAGGCGGTGGTCATGTCCACGTGAGTGTAACTAACTCACCGGCGCCAACGGCCGTAGTGCCCGGCCAACAACCAGCAGGCATTTCCGTATCGGCGCACAATGTACCGCAGAATTACTCGAGGGATCGAGAAAGGGCCACCATAACGCCCACGGGCCAAGTGGCTGGAGCAGCGGGCAACGCAAATGCTGCCGCTAGTATTGTGGTTGGCGGACCTCCAACGCCGAATTCCCTGAGTGAGCTAAGTCCCCATGGAGGTGGGGCGGGAGCGGCCCAGCACAACCTGCATCATATTCAGCAGGCGCATCAATCAATTCTGCTTGGCGAGACGGGCCAGCAAAATCAGCCGGTGGAGTTCAATCACGCCATAACCTATGTAAATAAGATCAAG AACCGATTCCAAAACCAGCCGGCCAAGTACAAGAAATTCCTGGAAATTCTGCATGCCTATCAAAAGGAGCAGAAGGTGATGAAGGAGGGCAGCCTAAACCAAGGTAAAATGCTCACCGAACAGGAGGTGTACACGCAAGTGGCCAAACTCTTTGGACAGGATGAGGATTTGCTGAGAGAGTTCGGCCAATTTCTGCCCGATGCCACCAACCATCAGTCCGGACAGTACATGCCCAAGTCGGCGTCCGTGCATAACGATCATGGCAAGCGGCCTACGGCCACTTTAAGCGGTGGAGCGCACATCACCATGTCGACTGCATCGCCAGCACCAAGTGGTTCCCCTCTGCATTTGGGCGCTACGACTCTTCCGCAGATCGACAACAGTGCCCATGCAGCGGCCATTGGAAATCTGTCGGCGGTGAACACCAGTGTCAGCATTAAGACGTACAACAATAATCAGCAACAGCAGAATCATGTGATCGGTTCCGGCCTAAATGCGACGCGAAACGATGTCCTCTTCGAGAAGGACTATCACGCGGGACTGCAGCAGCAAGCGCATCAGCGAGGAGCTGGAGTTGGAGGCCATCATCACCTGGCCGGAACTCCAGCGGGCACCAATATCGGGCGGCCTGGTGTGGGAGCCAGTGTGATGGTGTCGTACGAAAAGGAGCACCGGAATAATCACCATGTGCAGAAGTACGTAGGACACGCGCCAAATCCGAATCTTTCGCATGGCCACAATGCAAAGAAATCGCCCAGCTATGGCATCACATCGGTGATTGGTTCCATGCCGCACATGTCTGACAACTCCCTGGATCGAAGTTCCCCGGGAATTAGTTACGCAACACCGCCACTGCCCTCTGGTCACCATGGACAGCATAATTCCGGTTCAGCTTCAAGGCGACCGGGTGATGATAGCTTAGCCGGACACTACGCTAGTGGAGCACCGCCTGCTAAGCGACCGAAGCCTTATTGTCGGGATGTAAGCTTCTCGGAAGCATcgagcaagtgcaccatctCCGATGCCGCCTTCTTCGACAAGGTGCGCAAGGCGCTGAGAAATCCAGAGGTGTACGACAATTTCCTTCGATGCCTGACGTTGTTCAACCAGGAAATTGTCTCCAAAACGGAACTCCTTGGACTGGTATCCCCGTTCTTGATGAAGTTTCCCGACCTGCTGAGATGGTTCACCGACTTTCTGGGACCGCCAACCGGTCAATCGGCTGGTGGAATAATTGATGGCATGCCCTTAGCTGCTACGCAACGTCAGGGAGGCGGAAGCAGTAACAGTTCCCATGATCGAGGCAGTAGTCTCCAGAGTACCGCCGAGTACGTTCAGGATGTGGATCTGTCTTCGTGTAAGCGACTGGGTGCGTCCTATTGTGCGCTGCCCCAGTCCACAGTGCCCAAGAAATGCAGCGGACGGACCGCTCTCTGCCGGGAGGTACTCAACGACAAGTGGGTCTCCTTCCCGACGTGGGCCAGCGAGGACTCCACCTTCGTAACATCGCGGAAAACGCAGTTTGAAGAGACAATTTACAG GAATATTCACAGAACGGAGGACGAGCGCTTCGAGCTGGACCTAGTTATTGAGGTGAACAGCGCCACGATCCGGGTGCTGGAGAACGTACAGAAGAAGATGTCGCGCATGTCCACCGAGGAGTTAGCCAAGTTCCACCTGGACGATCATCTGGGTGGCACCTCCCAAACGATACACCAACGGGCCATCCATCGCATCTATGGCGACAAGTCGGGGGAGATAATCCAGGGAATGAAGAAGAATCCCTCGGTGGCAGTGCCCATTGTACTGAAGCGGCTGAAAGTCAAGGAGGAGGAGTGGCGAGAAGCGCAAAAG ACCTTCAACAAGCAATGGCGGGAACAGAACGAGAAGTATTACCTCAAGTCCCTCGATCACCAAGCCATAAATTTCAAGCCCAACGACATGAAGGCCCTGCGCTCCAAGAGTCTGTTTAACGAAATCGAGACGCTATACGATGAGCGTCACGACCAGGAGGACGACGCGATGGAGCCGTACGGGCCGCATCTGGTGCTGCCCTACAAGGACAAAACCATTCTGGACGATGCCGCCAACCTGCTGATCCACCACGTGAAGCGGCAAACTGGTATCCAGAAGCAGGAGAAGCAGAAGATTAAGCAGATCATCCGACAATTTGTGCCTGACCTCTTCTTTGCGCCCCGGCAGCCGCTGAGCGACGATGAACGAGATGACG CCTTTCCATTTTTGGTAGATGACAATACGAAAATGGACGTGGACTCGCCACTGGGTCGCACAGAGTCTGCCCGAAATTCCAAGAGTATGCCTAGCGAAGGTGCATCTCCGGCGCGTAGCAATGCAAGTAGTAGCAGCGGAACACCGGCGGGGATTAAGAAGGAGACTGATGACGCTAAGGCGCCGAGTGGATCTTCTGCAGCAGCGTCCACAGTAACGTCATCTTCAGCGACGAATGCGGACGATGCGACACCATCAACATCTtcggcagcagcggcagcagcagctgcgTCATCATCTTCTGCAGCGGGATCCGAGGGCAAGCCGAAAGATGACCAACTTTCGTCCCACAGAGATGAAGTAGGCAGTAGCAGCACCTCTGGCGCTGTCTCGAGTCCCAGACAAGCTCAAGACTCCGCAGCAGCAGGCAGCGATGTGGAGATCAAGTTGGAGCACCCAGCGGACTTTGCGAATCCCAAGCTGTTGCCACCACATGCACACGGGCAGCATGAA GACGAATCCTATTCGCTTTTCTTCGCCAACAACAACTGGTACTTGTTCCTGCGGCTACATGCGATCCTCTGCGACCGACTACACGTTATGTACGAACGGGCGCGCCTGCTGGCCATCGAGGAGGAGCGCTGCCGGGTGAACAGAAGGGAGAGTACGGCCACTGCGCTGAGACTGAAGCCCAAGCCGGAGATCCAAGTTGAGGACTACTATCCGACCTTCCTCGACATGCTCAAGAACGTCCTAGACGGCAACATGGACTCGAATACATTCGAGGACACGATGCGAGAAATGTTTGGCATCTATGCCTACATCTCCTTCACGCTGGATAAA GTTGTCTCGAATGCCGTTCGCCAGCTGCAATATTGCGTTACAGAGCGAGCCGCCCTGGATTGTGTTGAGCTGTTTGCCACGGAGCAAAGGCGGGGCTGCACCGGCGGATTCTGTCGAGATGCACACAAGACCTTTGACCGGGAGATGTCGTATCAGCGGAAGGCGGAAAGTATTCTCAACGACGAGAACTGCTTTAAGGTGTACATT TACAAAATTGATTGCCGTGTAACCATCGAGCTGCTCGACTCTGAGCCCGAGGAAGTTGACAAGCCGGCTGCGCTGAAGGCCCAGAAGTTCAGTAAATATGTGGAACGATTGGCGAATCCTGCGCTCGGCGGTGGCGGGAATGCCGGCTCGAACTCGGCGCTAGGTAACGACAACATTgtagaggcgtccgatatcaagacggaggaggaggaagatACTGCCGAG GTCAATTCCAAGGCTTGA